GCCACAGAGAAACCGACGCCCATGAGATCTATTAGAGGTCCAGAGAAGTCAAGTCGGCGAGACGAAGCGACGAGTTTACATCTGTTTCAACCTCCGCTCTATCAGGACCCAACTGGCATTTGGCACAGATCCTACAGCGATGCTCTTGCCGGATGCGATAGACGATTAACATGGGATCCTGCCGCTATTTTGTCCCTCCTGTCGTTCGGCTACGTTTGTGGTGATCGTACACTGGTGCGTGAGATTCGGCGCAGGCCGTGGCTGTCGCATATCGAGGACGACGGAAGGGTTCGCCTCGAGAGGATCCCGCCGCATGACACGTTGTGGCCGCCATATTCGGAAATCGCCGCTAATTTGGTCTCCTTACTCTGCGAAGAAGCGTTGGATGTGTGTCGGGAACGCAATGAGATTTACTTGCTCCTGTCTGGTGGGTTGGATAGTCGAATCATCGCAGGTGTTGTCGCGAAGTTATATCGTGAAGGTAGACTGCAATCTAAGCCAATTGCGCTGACCTGGGGGCTGGAGAAGTCACGCGATGTTGTATATGCTCGAGCAGTTGCAGATCTTCTTAATTTTCATTGGGAGCACATTGCTATCGTACCCGAAGATGTTGCTCAGAACATTGAGGCCACTGCGCTGCTGCTCGGCTGCCTTGTCGCGCCAGAGCACTTGCATCGGATGACCTGGTTCAAGAATGTCTCTAGAGGCGCCCTTGTATTAGCCGGCAGTTACGGCGATTCCGTAGGGCGAGCGGAGTTTAGCGGCCGCCATGTTCTGGAACTCGATGGCTTGCATCCAGCAAATTTCCTAGGATTACTCAGCCCCGAGGTCGCTGCTCTTGCCTCTGAGGGCGTATTGGCGGATATTACAGCTTTACATGATCGTGCACCTGGACAGCCAGGCTATGTAGTGTTAGAGCATGAAATGCATGGACAGTATATGCGTGGCATGATCGCGCATGCTATGAGCATCATCAATCATTACTGCACAGTATACCAGATGTTCACGCACCCGAAGGTCTACGCCTATATGTGGTCAATTCATCCGGCACGTCGGACGGACTATATCTACGAGGAGGCGCTGGAGCAACTTGACAAGAGATTAGCGAGACTGCCATGGGCCCGAACCAACCGAGCGTTACGCGGTAGAACGATGGGTGCACGAGCCGGCTTATTGCCGAACTTTGCTGAATACGCTGCCTGGACAAGCGGACCGCTCTTTAAGAAACTCCAGGCGTACATCGACCCCGAATGGTTTGCCGAAACATGTCTGTTTGACCCAAATAGAATCCGAGAGTTGAGCCACCTCGTTCAGGGGGCTGTAGGAAGCCACTGGATCTATGGCTACAGGCCCCATCAGATCTGGGTGTGGTTGGCCTGTTTCAGACGCTTCGCGGAATGGGTTGATCAGGGCGGAAAGAGCGTTAACTCGGATTTTAGCGCCCCCCCCAATGCCCCCGCTGGTATCGCGAGTGTCCCATGCGATCAGAGGAGTAAGATCCGGCGTTTCTTTAGCGGAGTTAGAGTGCTACATCGGATTGTCCAGCGAGTGCGCAG
This DNA window, taken from Candidatus Methylomirabilis limnetica, encodes the following:
- a CDS encoding asparagine synthase-related protein yields the protein MREIRRRPWLSHIEDDGRVRLERIPPHDTLWPPYSEIAANLVSLLCEEALDVCRERNEIYLLLSGGLDSRIIAGVVAKLYREGRLQSKPIALTWGLEKSRDVVYARAVADLLNFHWEHIAIVPEDVAQNIEATALLLGCLVAPEHLHRMTWFKNVSRGALVLAGSYGDSVGRAEFSGRHVLELDGLHPANFLGLLSPEVAALASEGVLADITALHDRAPGQPGYVVLEHEMHGQYMRGMIAHAMSIINHYCTVYQMFTHPKVYAYMWSIHPARRTDYIYEEALEQLDKRLARLPWARTNRALRGRTMGARAGLLPNFAEYAAWTSGPLFKKLQAYIDPEWFAETCLFDPNRIRELSHLVQGAVGSHWIYGYRPHQIWVWLACFRRFAEWVDQGGKSVNSDFSAPPNAPAGIASVPCDQRSKIRRFFSGVRVLHRIVQRVRRHVLRRLAVRKYPPRQS